One Cellulomonas soli DNA window includes the following coding sequences:
- a CDS encoding DUF4352 domain-containing protein, whose product MSQPAPVDPTGIPIPARPVRRSWFARHKVLTTFGAVVVAIIAIGALGGGGGSEDVPTAAAPASSTDGQDPAEAAAPAEAEAPAEEPAPGIGTPVRDGKFEFTVTGIEPGVSRVGDDMLGKDAQGQFLLVHLTVTNIGDEAQYFDGSSQKLLDAQGRTHSADSAAAIYLGDADSFLNQINPGNTVDGTVVFDVPADATPTALELHDSAWSGGVTVTVG is encoded by the coding sequence ATGAGCCAGCCCGCACCGGTCGATCCGACCGGCATCCCGATTCCCGCCCGGCCGGTGCGCCGGTCGTGGTTCGCCCGGCACAAGGTCCTGACCACGTTCGGCGCCGTCGTCGTTGCCATCATCGCCATCGGCGCCCTGGGCGGTGGTGGCGGCAGCGAGGACGTCCCGACCGCTGCGGCCCCCGCGTCCTCGACAGACGGGCAGGACCCTGCGGAGGCTGCAGCACCGGCCGAGGCCGAGGCACCCGCCGAGGAGCCCGCTCCCGGCATCGGCACCCCGGTGCGCGACGGCAAGTTCGAGTTCACGGTGACCGGCATCGAGCCGGGCGTGAGCCGGGTCGGCGACGACATGCTCGGCAAGGACGCGCAGGGCCAGTTCCTGCTCGTCCACCTGACGGTGACGAACATCGGCGACGAGGCTCAGTACTTCGACGGCAGCAGCCAGAAGCTGCTGGACGCGCAGGGTCGCACCCACTCCGCCGACAGCGCAGCGGCGATCTACCTGGGCGACGCCGACAGCTTCCTCAACCAGATCAACCCCGGCAACACGGTCGACGGCACCGTCGTCTTCGACGTCCCCGCCGATGCGACGCCGACCGCGCTGGAGCTGCACGACTCCGCCTGGTCGGGCGGTGTGACCGTCACCGTCGGGTGA
- a CDS encoding sensor histidine kinase, with the protein MPVRPAVRPPGMPSAGTAAVIGVSAFSSIVAVAFASSGRYRDGSSALLDMVCLLALTAVAASLIWRRRWPVAICLGASAVALVLPLDAFASLVALTWVYAQARHRTVLLCTGASVVAVAVSLGRDLAREGEAVIFSTTIQETGERFELMPIGYAIIGVLMVAGAVAVGLVRRYRTDARAARDAATAEAKQAAALRSQADHLRTELSRQDERELIAREMHDTVAHHLSLVSLHASVLEVTADDPGVDVGASARSMRGEASRALDEMRTLIAALRTAGDGLAEQYAGPAPRLADLPGLVDDARRAGVDIGATVFVDQGDSAPPALTRAVYRVVQESLTNAMKHGPGGRVDVEVRARPGNGVDVVVHNALAQSQGLGAASSGGTGGAGLIGMRERVEALDGTFSAEAQDGRFVVRAHLPWVGSPV; encoded by the coding sequence ATGCCCGTTCGCCCTGCTGTGCGACCGCCCGGGATGCCGAGCGCGGGTACCGCGGCCGTCATCGGCGTCTCGGCCTTCTCGTCGATCGTCGCGGTCGCGTTCGCGTCCTCTGGGCGCTACCGCGACGGGTCGAGCGCTCTGCTCGACATGGTCTGCCTGTTGGCGCTGACGGCTGTCGCCGCATCGTTGATCTGGCGGCGACGCTGGCCGGTCGCGATCTGCCTCGGAGCGTCCGCGGTGGCACTGGTCCTGCCGCTTGACGCGTTCGCGAGCCTGGTCGCTCTGACGTGGGTGTACGCGCAGGCAAGGCATCGCACCGTGCTGCTGTGCACGGGTGCGTCCGTCGTGGCTGTAGCCGTGTCTCTGGGGCGCGACCTGGCCCGCGAGGGTGAGGCCGTCATCTTCTCGACGACCATTCAGGAGACCGGCGAGCGGTTCGAGCTGATGCCGATCGGCTACGCCATCATCGGCGTCCTCATGGTCGCCGGCGCAGTGGCGGTCGGCCTGGTCCGGCGGTACCGCACCGACGCCCGCGCCGCGCGAGACGCCGCGACGGCCGAGGCGAAGCAGGCTGCGGCGTTGCGCTCGCAGGCGGACCACCTGCGAACCGAGCTGTCGCGGCAGGACGAGCGCGAGCTCATCGCGCGCGAGATGCACGACACGGTCGCGCACCACCTCTCGCTGGTCTCGCTGCACGCCTCCGTCCTCGAGGTGACCGCCGACGACCCGGGGGTCGACGTCGGCGCGTCCGCGCGGTCCATGCGAGGCGAGGCGAGTCGGGCGCTCGACGAGATGCGCACCCTCATCGCCGCCCTGCGGACCGCGGGCGACGGCCTCGCGGAGCAGTACGCGGGCCCCGCGCCACGGCTGGCGGACCTGCCCGGGCTCGTGGACGACGCGCGCCGTGCCGGTGTCGACATCGGCGCGACGGTGTTCGTCGACCAGGGCGACAGTGCGCCACCGGCCCTCACACGGGCCGTCTACCGGGTCGTCCAGGAGTCGCTGACGAATGCGATGAAGCACGGCCCCGGTGGGCGGGTGGACGTCGAGGTGCGTGCGCGACCGGGCAACGGCGTGGACGTGGTGGTCCACAACGCGCTGGCCCAGAGCCAGGGGCTCGGCGCGGCGAGCAGCGGCGGCACCGGAGGGGCCGGGCTGATCGGGATGCGCGAACGGGTCGAGGCGCTGGACGGCACCTTCAGCGCCGAGGCGCAGGACGGCAGGTTCGTCGTGCGTGCCCACCTGCCGTGGGTCGGCTCACCGGTCTGA
- a CDS encoding response regulator transcription factor, whose product MIRVLVVDDDPMVRLLLRSILRPDDIEVVAEAADGDEVVTAVQAHHPDVVLMDLRMPRMDGIRATAAVRALPSAPGVIAMTSFDTESAILDAVHAGASGFLAKDSGPDEIVTAVRSVASGDGALSPRAARTVMAQLSEDSGGQQRREARQQLLLLTDREAEVAGFVAEGLSNGEIAQRTFLSEATVKTHLSRATAKLGVTNRVQLALVVDRAATSGR is encoded by the coding sequence GTGATCCGAGTCCTGGTCGTCGACGACGACCCCATGGTGCGCCTGCTGCTGCGCTCGATCCTGCGCCCCGACGACATCGAGGTCGTCGCCGAGGCGGCCGACGGGGACGAGGTCGTCACCGCGGTCCAGGCGCACCACCCCGACGTGGTGCTCATGGATCTGCGCATGCCCCGCATGGATGGCATCCGCGCCACGGCTGCCGTGCGGGCACTGCCCTCGGCGCCGGGGGTCATCGCCATGACCTCCTTCGACACGGAGTCCGCGATCCTCGACGCCGTGCACGCCGGGGCCTCCGGCTTCTTGGCCAAGGACTCGGGTCCCGACGAGATCGTCACCGCGGTCCGATCGGTGGCATCGGGTGACGGTGCGCTCTCGCCGAGAGCTGCACGGACCGTGATGGCCCAGCTCAGCGAGGACAGCGGAGGGCAGCAGCGGCGGGAGGCCCGGCAGCAGCTCCTCTTGCTCACCGATCGCGAGGCTGAGGTCGCGGGGTTCGTCGCCGAGGGCCTCTCTAACGGGGAGATCGCGCAGCGCACGTTCCTGTCCGAGGCGACCGTGAAGACCCATCTGAGCCGGGCGACGGCCAAGCTCGGGGTGACGAACAGGGTGCAGCTGGCGCTGGTGGTGGATCGGGCCGCGACGAGCGGCCGGTAG
- a CDS encoding DUF6803 family protein, with the protein MVATAPSPTAGVVRPGVRREVRVGLVAVVSLVIVAIALLLPVWPAGDDMGSTHYMGLLAANQPWNLLLFMAVPVIAAETIAVTELVILFSPQRAGRAVRALNRYAGLIGGFYFLGVFVYLMKHAVVPLMTDGGWRGPADVIAVGFYLLGVVPLFGMALMEARVLGEAWDDQRRLKVHATLVGLFLVVAHVAMITGMLDPTVLGWQPTHAMEDGSQMAGMNH; encoded by the coding sequence ATGGTCGCCACAGCACCCAGCCCGACAGCGGGCGTCGTCCGTCCCGGCGTGCGACGGGAGGTGCGCGTCGGTCTGGTCGCCGTCGTCAGCCTGGTGATCGTCGCGATCGCCCTCCTGCTGCCGGTGTGGCCCGCGGGGGACGACATGGGTTCCACCCACTACATGGGTCTGCTCGCCGCGAACCAGCCGTGGAACCTGCTGCTGTTCATGGCGGTTCCTGTCATCGCGGCGGAGACGATCGCCGTGACGGAGCTCGTGATCCTCTTCAGCCCGCAGCGGGCGGGTCGCGCCGTGCGGGCGCTGAACCGCTACGCCGGACTGATCGGCGGCTTCTACTTCCTCGGCGTCTTCGTGTACCTGATGAAGCACGCCGTGGTCCCGCTGATGACTGATGGTGGCTGGCGCGGGCCGGCCGATGTCATCGCGGTCGGGTTCTACCTGCTGGGTGTCGTGCCGCTGTTCGGGATGGCCCTCATGGAGGCCCGGGTCCTCGGTGAAGCCTGGGACGATCAGCGCCGGCTGAAGGTCCACGCCACGTTGGTCGGGCTCTTCCTCGTCGTCGCGCACGTCGCGATGATCACCGGGATGCTCGACCCGACGGTGCTCGGCTGGCAGCCCACGCATGCCATGGAGGACGGCTCGCAGATGGCAGGCATGAACCACTGA
- a CDS encoding suppressor of fused domain protein, whose amino-acid sequence MRLPWNRHRPATTEPAPPDDLEEHAPGWDAITAAMVGVHGGPERRHVGFPPGVAFGSPLQGASVYDAGDHWHYVTYGLSELFAPAPDAAPDVSGWGLELTMRVVRGADDAPPEWPFGMLAALAAHVRETGWVPEHGSRLDMQSPITGYPWNRASVPTGLTVFAFVVDGPLGRIATPHGSVTFVQAVGVTEQERALMAQSTTDEVLATLPQAAGLPVTDPGRA is encoded by the coding sequence ATGCGCCTGCCCTGGAACCGCCACCGGCCCGCCACCACCGAGCCGGCCCCACCCGATGACCTCGAGGAGCACGCGCCCGGCTGGGACGCCATCACGGCGGCGATGGTGGGGGTGCACGGCGGGCCGGAGCGGCGGCACGTCGGCTTCCCGCCGGGTGTCGCGTTCGGCAGTCCGCTCCAGGGTGCGTCCGTCTACGACGCCGGTGACCACTGGCACTACGTGACGTACGGGTTGAGTGAGCTGTTCGCCCCCGCCCCGGACGCCGCCCCGGACGTCTCGGGCTGGGGCCTCGAGCTGACGATGCGTGTCGTCCGCGGTGCCGACGACGCGCCGCCCGAGTGGCCGTTCGGGATGCTGGCCGCGCTCGCGGCGCACGTGCGGGAGACAGGGTGGGTCCCCGAGCACGGGAGCCGCCTGGACATGCAGTCGCCGATCACCGGGTACCCGTGGAACCGCGCGAGCGTCCCGACGGGTCTGACGGTGTTCGCGTTCGTCGTCGACGGGCCGCTGGGTCGGATCGCCACACCGCACGGGTCGGTGACGTTCGTGCAGGCCGTGGGGGTGACCGAGCAGGAGCGGGCGCTGATGGCGCAGTCCACGACGGACGAGGTGCTCGCGACGCTGCCGCAGGCGGCGGGCCTGCCCGTGACGGACCCTGGCCGCGCCTGA
- a CDS encoding ATP-binding protein, with the protein MPDTATPDPGPFQHGYVRRVVDDTLDALLPALPAVYLDGPKAVGKTATALQRARTVRRLDRARERAVAEADPELALDGESPVLLDEWHRVPELWDAVKAAADDGMTPGRFLLTGSAPAAATHSGAGRITAIRMRPLTLPERGASRPTVSLASLLAGEKPPIRGATELDLAQYTEQILTSGFPGFQHLTGRALRAQLDGYLARVIDADMEEAGLRVRRPATVRAWLRAYAAATSTTASSDRIRDAASAGQDAKPAKTTTIRYVDVLTRLRILDDLEAWVPSRNHLHRLTQGPKHHLADPALAARLVGASRADLLDGSGTDLLPRDGTFLGALFESLATLSVRVFAESAGASVGHLRTQDGRHEVDLIVERDDRRVIAFEVKLAGTVDDKDVRHLHWLREQIGDDLLDSVVLSTGPTAYRRPDGIAVVPLGLLGP; encoded by the coding sequence GTGCCAGACACCGCGACACCCGACCCGGGGCCCTTCCAGCACGGATACGTCAGGCGCGTCGTCGACGACACGCTGGACGCGCTTCTGCCTGCTCTGCCGGCCGTGTACCTCGACGGCCCGAAGGCGGTCGGCAAGACCGCGACCGCGCTCCAGCGCGCCCGCACGGTGCGGCGGCTCGACCGGGCCCGCGAGCGAGCCGTGGCCGAGGCAGACCCCGAGCTCGCCCTGGACGGGGAGTCGCCCGTTCTGCTGGACGAGTGGCACCGCGTCCCTGAGCTGTGGGATGCCGTCAAGGCTGCCGCCGACGACGGCATGACACCGGGTCGCTTCCTGCTCACGGGCTCCGCCCCGGCCGCCGCGACCCACTCCGGGGCAGGACGCATCACTGCGATCCGCATGCGCCCCCTGACGCTTCCCGAACGGGGCGCCAGCCGACCGACCGTGTCTCTCGCCTCGCTTCTTGCGGGAGAGAAGCCGCCGATCCGCGGCGCCACGGAACTGGACCTTGCCCAGTACACGGAGCAGATCCTGACCTCGGGGTTCCCCGGCTTCCAGCACCTGACGGGACGAGCGCTCCGGGCCCAGCTCGACGGGTATCTCGCGCGTGTCATCGATGCCGACATGGAGGAGGCGGGGCTCCGCGTCCGGCGTCCCGCGACCGTCCGCGCCTGGCTACGCGCGTATGCCGCGGCGACATCCACCACTGCGTCCTCGGATCGGATCCGGGATGCGGCATCCGCCGGGCAGGACGCCAAACCAGCCAAGACGACCACCATCCGTTACGTCGACGTGCTGACCCGGCTGCGCATCCTCGACGACCTCGAGGCGTGGGTGCCCAGCCGCAACCACCTGCACCGCCTCACCCAAGGTCCCAAGCACCACCTCGCCGACCCGGCGCTGGCCGCGCGCCTGGTCGGCGCGAGCCGGGCCGACCTGCTGGACGGCAGCGGCACGGACCTGCTCCCTCGCGACGGCACGTTCCTCGGTGCGCTCTTCGAGTCGCTCGCGACCCTGTCGGTCCGGGTGTTCGCCGAGTCCGCAGGGGCGAGCGTCGGCCACCTGCGCACACAGGACGGGCGGCACGAGGTCGACCTCATCGTCGAGCGCGACGACCGTCGCGTCATCGCGTTCGAGGTGAAGTTGGCGGGAACCGTCGACGACAAGGACGTCCGGCACCTGCACTGGCTGCGGGAGCAGATCGGCGATGACCTGCTCGACTCGGTCGTGCTGTCCACCGGGCCTACCGCCTACCGGCGCCCCGACGGCATCGCTGTCGTTCCGTTGGGGCTGCTGGGACCGTGA
- a CDS encoding alpha/beta hydrolase family protein, whose protein sequence is MVSNRKVYLSGFFSGDRDYVVRSLLGKAGRGGSEPGEVLATIAGLGEHDDGVWFEAWSALGARVAGIAAGCAQAGHRVSAARAYLRAANYLAVAVDVASALDDDAKVRAAFDAHRAAWEGFVASTRWPVERVAIPYEGSTLPGWFFHPDDAGDPRPTLIVNNGSDGALSGLWSEAAEGALERGYGVLLFDGPGQQSVFFERGVPFRYDWEAVLTPVVDTVLARPDVDPGRLAVYGISQAGYWVSRALAFEHRVAAAVLDGGVVDVARSWTSQIPHSLMELYRKGEVAKFERDMSIGMKLPGGRATLANWNFRARPYGTTGFAATLDEVSRYTVEQVAAQVDTPVLITSPEREQFFPGQSKELAALIPGAQLLELTEAEGASFHCQPLARELTEQRMFDWLDERLATGVHAR, encoded by the coding sequence ATGGTGTCGAACCGCAAGGTGTATCTCAGCGGGTTCTTCTCAGGCGACCGCGACTACGTCGTGCGCTCGTTGCTCGGGAAGGCCGGCCGTGGCGGCTCCGAGCCGGGCGAGGTGCTGGCGACGATCGCGGGCCTCGGCGAGCACGACGACGGTGTGTGGTTCGAGGCCTGGTCGGCACTGGGCGCACGGGTCGCGGGGATCGCGGCCGGGTGCGCGCAGGCGGGGCACCGGGTGAGTGCGGCGCGTGCGTACCTGCGGGCGGCGAACTACCTGGCGGTGGCGGTCGACGTGGCGAGCGCCCTGGACGACGACGCGAAGGTCCGGGCGGCGTTCGATGCGCACCGTGCCGCGTGGGAGGGGTTCGTCGCCAGCACCCGCTGGCCCGTCGAGCGGGTGGCGATCCCGTACGAGGGGTCGACGTTGCCGGGGTGGTTCTTCCACCCGGACGACGCCGGGGATCCTCGGCCGACCCTGATCGTCAACAACGGCAGCGACGGCGCACTGAGCGGGTTGTGGTCGGAGGCGGCCGAGGGTGCGCTCGAGCGCGGGTACGGCGTGCTGCTGTTCGACGGTCCGGGTCAGCAGTCGGTGTTCTTCGAGCGCGGCGTGCCGTTCCGGTACGACTGGGAGGCGGTGCTCACGCCGGTGGTGGACACGGTCCTCGCCCGGCCGGACGTCGACCCGGGTCGGCTCGCCGTGTACGGGATCAGCCAGGCCGGGTACTGGGTGAGCCGGGCGCTGGCGTTCGAGCACCGGGTCGCAGCGGCGGTCCTGGACGGCGGGGTCGTGGACGTCGCCCGCAGCTGGACGTCGCAGATCCCGCACTCGCTGATGGAGCTGTACCGCAAGGGCGAGGTCGCGAAGTTCGAGCGTGACATGAGCATCGGGATGAAGCTCCCGGGCGGCAGGGCGACGCTGGCGAACTGGAACTTCCGTGCCCGCCCGTACGGGACCACGGGGTTCGCCGCCACGCTCGACGAGGTGTCGAGGTACACGGTCGAGCAGGTGGCCGCGCAGGTCGACACCCCGGTCTTGATCACGTCGCCGGAGCGCGAGCAGTTCTTCCCGGGGCAGTCGAAGGAGCTCGCGGCGCTGATCCCCGGGGCGCAGCTGCTGGAGCTCACCGAGGCCGAGGGTGCCTCGTTCCACTGCCAGCCGCTGGCCCGTGAGCTGACGGAGCAGCGGATGTTCGACTGGCTGGACGAGCGGCTCGCGACCGGCGTCCACGCGCGGTGA
- a CDS encoding alpha/beta fold hydrolase produces the protein MTDRPDRAPGPATSRRRLLVLSAALVVAALGTLVAAEGVRIAGDAKERSGLEEFYAQPAGAADGEPGTLVKSEELVGAPLDARAWRVMYRSTDLSGAPVVVTGVVVTPLGAAPAAGRTVLAWGHPTTGSAPGCAPSRAFDPFLGIEGLRLMLDRGYTVVATDYLGMGTDGPDSYLVGETAARSVLDAVRAAQHLPDAHAGDGVVLWGHSQGGQAVLFAAEQAPRYAPELRIEAVATAAPAADLTALVRSHLDDISGVTIGAYAFTAFSEVYGPTTPGAALADVLTPSALRVVPQMTSLCLLSSLDELHRIGTPLVGDFVQGDPTTTEPWATLLAENSAGRTAFDAPLLIAQGADDELVLPADTAAFAAHERALGIDVSEVTVDHATHATIAYLALPTLDRWLDEHVPASGRG, from the coding sequence GTGACCGACCGGCCCGACCGGGCGCCGGGACCGGCGACCTCGCGGCGTCGGCTGCTGGTCCTGTCGGCGGCGCTGGTGGTCGCGGCGCTCGGCACGCTCGTCGCTGCCGAGGGCGTTCGCATCGCCGGCGACGCGAAGGAGCGGTCCGGGCTCGAGGAGTTCTACGCCCAGCCGGCCGGCGCGGCCGATGGCGAGCCGGGGACGCTCGTGAAGAGCGAGGAGCTGGTCGGCGCCCCGCTCGACGCACGGGCCTGGCGGGTCATGTACCGGTCGACGGACCTGTCTGGGGCGCCGGTCGTCGTCACGGGGGTGGTGGTCACGCCGCTCGGGGCGGCGCCGGCGGCTGGTCGCACGGTGCTCGCCTGGGGTCACCCGACGACCGGCTCGGCTCCGGGGTGCGCGCCGTCGCGTGCGTTCGACCCGTTCCTCGGGATCGAGGGGCTGCGCCTGATGCTCGACCGCGGCTACACCGTCGTCGCGACCGACTACCTCGGCATGGGCACCGACGGACCCGACTCGTACCTGGTGGGGGAGACCGCCGCACGCTCGGTGCTCGACGCCGTCCGAGCGGCCCAGCACCTCCCCGACGCGCACGCGGGCGACGGGGTCGTGCTGTGGGGTCACTCGCAGGGCGGGCAGGCCGTCCTCTTCGCGGCGGAGCAGGCACCGCGGTACGCGCCCGAGCTGCGGATCGAGGCCGTGGCGACCGCGGCACCCGCCGCGGACCTGACGGCCCTGGTGCGCTCGCACCTGGACGACATCTCCGGGGTGACCATCGGCGCCTACGCGTTCACCGCGTTCAGCGAGGTCTACGGCCCGACGACCCCGGGTGCTGCGCTCGCGGACGTCCTCACGCCGAGCGCGCTGCGGGTGGTCCCGCAGATGACGAGCCTGTGCCTGCTGAGCAGCCTCGACGAGCTGCACCGGATCGGCACCCCGCTGGTCGGCGACTTCGTGCAGGGGGACCCGACGACCACCGAACCCTGGGCGACCCTTCTGGCGGAGAACTCGGCGGGTCGCACGGCCTTCGACGCGCCGCTGCTCATCGCCCAGGGAGCCGACGACGAGCTCGTCCTGCCGGCGGACACGGCGGCCTTCGCCGCGCACGAGCGCGCACTGGGCATCGACGTCTCGGAGGTCACGGTCGACCACGCGACGCACGCGACCATCGCCTACCTGGCGCTCCCGACGCTGGACCGCTGGCTCGACGAGCACGTGCCGGCTTCCGGCCGAGGCTGA
- a CDS encoding GatB/YqeY domain-containing protein, translating into MSTDTLAQLTSDLTTAMKARDADRVSVLRQVIGAVRAEAKAGTVEKELTEEDVLKVLTREVKKRRDSAQIYTDAGAPERAELEAREADAIETYLPARLSQDELTALVQQVVTDLGASSIRDMGAVMKEATARAAGAADGKALSALVRAALQG; encoded by the coding sequence ATGAGCACCGACACCCTCGCCCAGCTGACCTCCGACCTGACGACCGCCATGAAGGCCCGCGACGCCGACCGCGTCAGCGTGCTGCGGCAGGTCATCGGTGCGGTGCGGGCCGAGGCGAAGGCCGGGACCGTCGAGAAGGAGCTCACCGAGGAGGACGTCCTCAAGGTGCTCACGCGCGAGGTGAAGAAGCGCCGCGACTCCGCGCAGATCTACACTGACGCCGGTGCCCCGGAGCGCGCCGAGCTCGAGGCCCGGGAGGCCGACGCGATCGAGACGTACCTGCCGGCGCGGCTCTCGCAGGACGAGCTGACGGCGCTCGTGCAGCAGGTCGTGACCGACCTGGGGGCGAGCAGCATCCGCGACATGGGTGCGGTCATGAAGGAGGCGACCGCCCGTGCAGCGGGTGCCGCGGACGGCAAGGCGCTCTCGGCGCTGGTCCGGGCCGCGCTGCAGGGCTGA
- a CDS encoding glycosyl hydrolase family 18 protein gives MRRIRAALTAAALAFVTIVPVAGALDAQASGTAPAATAVAATCTGEAWSADAVYTGGAVVVSGGHTWKAGWWTQGEQPGTTGEWGVWRDQGACTGTTPTDPSDPSDPSDPSDPAACTADLWSATATYTGGALVSHAEHTWTAKWWTQGEEPGVSGGSGVWADQGACTGTTDPTDPTTDPTTQPTTQPTTDPTTPSTPGDGTGRVVGYFTEWGIYGRNYQVKNIETSGSADQLTHIVYAFGNVQNGKCTIGDSYADYDKAYTADQSVDGVADTWDATLRGNFNQLRKLKAMHPGLKVIWSFGGWTWSGGFTQAAADPAAFAASCRTLVEDPRWADVFDGIDIDWEYPNGCGVACDTSGREAYPNLMRALRSAFGTDLVTSAITADGTSGGKIDAANYAGAASSVDFFMPMTYDYAGAFNPTGPTAPHSPLTSYANQPIAGFDSDTAIDKLTSLGIPSDKLLLGIGFYGRGWTGVTQAAPGGSATGAAPGTYEAGIEDYKVLKNTCPATGTVGGTAYGFCNGQWWSYDTPATIAGKMSYANQNDLGGAFFWELSGDTSNGELISAISSGLGS, from the coding sequence ATGAGAAGGATCCGAGCAGCACTGACCGCAGCAGCACTGGCGTTCGTCACGATCGTGCCGGTCGCCGGCGCGCTCGACGCGCAGGCGTCGGGCACGGCACCCGCCGCGACCGCAGTCGCCGCCACCTGTACCGGCGAGGCCTGGTCCGCCGACGCGGTGTACACGGGCGGAGCCGTCGTCGTGTCCGGCGGCCACACCTGGAAGGCCGGCTGGTGGACGCAGGGCGAGCAGCCCGGCACCACCGGCGAGTGGGGCGTCTGGCGCGACCAGGGCGCGTGCACCGGCACCACCCCGACCGATCCGAGCGATCCGAGCGACCCGAGCGACCCGAGCGACCCGGCGGCCTGCACCGCCGACCTCTGGAGCGCGACCGCCACCTACACCGGCGGCGCGCTCGTCTCGCACGCCGAGCACACCTGGACGGCCAAGTGGTGGACTCAGGGCGAGGAGCCCGGCGTCTCGGGTGGTTCGGGCGTCTGGGCCGACCAGGGCGCGTGCACCGGCACGACCGACCCCACCGACCCGACGACCGACCCCACCACGCAGCCGACGACGCAGCCCACCACGGACCCGACGACCCCGAGCACGCCGGGTGACGGCACGGGGCGCGTGGTCGGCTACTTCACCGAGTGGGGCATCTACGGCCGCAACTACCAGGTCAAGAACATCGAGACCTCGGGCTCCGCAGACCAGCTGACCCACATCGTGTACGCGTTCGGCAACGTCCAGAACGGCAAGTGCACGATCGGCGACTCCTACGCCGACTACGACAAGGCGTACACGGCCGACCAGAGCGTCGACGGCGTCGCGGACACCTGGGACGCGACCCTGCGCGGCAACTTCAACCAGCTGCGCAAGCTCAAGGCCATGCACCCGGGCCTGAAGGTCATCTGGTCGTTCGGCGGCTGGACCTGGTCGGGCGGCTTCACGCAGGCCGCGGCCGACCCCGCCGCCTTCGCGGCGTCCTGCCGGACCCTGGTCGAGGACCCGCGGTGGGCCGACGTGTTCGACGGCATCGACATCGACTGGGAGTACCCGAACGGGTGCGGCGTCGCGTGCGACACCTCCGGTCGTGAGGCCTACCCGAACCTCATGCGCGCCCTGCGCTCGGCGTTCGGCACCGACCTGGTGACCTCGGCGATCACCGCCGACGGCACCTCGGGCGGCAAGATCGACGCGGCGAACTACGCGGGTGCCGCCTCGTCCGTCGACTTCTTCATGCCGATGACCTACGACTACGCGGGCGCGTTCAACCCCACCGGGCCGACCGCACCGCACTCGCCGCTGACGTCGTACGCGAACCAGCCGATCGCCGGCTTCGACAGCGACACGGCGATCGACAAGCTCACCTCCCTGGGCATCCCCTCGGACAAGCTGCTGCTCGGCATCGGCTTCTACGGCCGCGGCTGGACGGGCGTCACCCAGGCGGCACCCGGCGGCTCCGCGACAGGTGCCGCACCCGGCACGTACGAGGCCGGCATCGAGGACTACAAGGTCCTCAAGAACACCTGCCCGGCCACCGGCACGGTCGGCGGCACCGCCTACGGCTTCTGCAACGGCCAGTGGTGGAGCTACGACACCCCGGCGACCATCGCCGGGAAGATGAGCTACGCCAACCAGAACGACCTGGGCGGGGCGTTCTTCTGGGAGCTGTCCGGTGACACGTCGAACGGTGAGCTGATCAGCGCGATCAGCTCAGGGCTGGGCAGCTAG
- a CDS encoding TetR/AcrR family transcriptional regulator — translation MRSPDPQLDQALIEAAVTELVQVGYARLTTAAVARRAGASTASLYRRWPSKHALVAEAATRLAEQALHPADTGSLTGDLTSLLQQKHAAVAGETGIALVSLVGQSAHDPELARTLHEAVFGLTRTHIATILDRAAARDELADGLDRDVFADLVIGAVLAPLVDRWSTDRDAADNPASLTTAAGTSGTDPSTSTGALAAARMLALAATR, via the coding sequence GTGCGCTCCCCCGACCCCCAGCTGGACCAGGCCCTGATCGAGGCCGCCGTCACCGAGCTCGTCCAGGTCGGCTACGCGCGCCTGACGACGGCCGCTGTCGCCCGCCGCGCCGGCGCCTCGACCGCCTCGCTCTACCGCCGCTGGCCGTCCAAGCACGCGCTGGTCGCCGAGGCCGCCACCCGGCTCGCCGAGCAGGCGCTGCACCCGGCCGACACCGGCTCGCTGACCGGCGACCTCACCTCGCTCCTGCAGCAGAAGCACGCGGCCGTCGCCGGCGAGACGGGGATCGCCCTCGTCTCGCTCGTCGGCCAGTCCGCGCACGACCCCGAGCTCGCCCGCACCCTGCACGAGGCGGTGTTCGGCCTGACCCGCACGCACATCGCGACGATCCTCGACCGCGCCGCCGCGCGGGACGAGCTCGCCGACGGCCTCGACCGCGACGTGTTCGCCGACCTGGTGATCGGCGCGGTCCTCGCACCCCTCGTGGACCGTTGGAGCACGGACAGGGACGCCGCCGACAACCCGGCGTCGCTCACGACCGCGGCCGGGACGTCCGGCACGGACCCGAGCACCTCGACCGGGGCACTGGCGGCCGCCCGGATGCTCGCGCTGGCCGCCACGCGCTGA